The following proteins are encoded in a genomic region of Syntrophorhabdales bacterium:
- a CDS encoding adenylyltransferase/cytidyltransferase family protein, with the protein MGEYIRDHGELKRIIDLERSKGKKIVFGNGCFDLLHVGHVRYLAGAKALGDVLVVALNDDASVVGLGKRKVVVTPLVERVEIVAALRFVDYVTTFSEPTVENLLRLLKPDFHAKGTDYTPDTVPEKDVVKAYGGQVAIVGDPKDHSTRDIVARLKSPEGQ; encoded by the coding sequence ATGGGTGAATACATCAGGGACCACGGTGAACTCAAGCGCATCATCGACCTGGAGCGATCAAAGGGGAAGAAAATAGTCTTTGGTAACGGGTGCTTCGATCTGCTCCACGTGGGGCACGTCAGGTATCTGGCAGGTGCTAAAGCGCTCGGCGATGTTCTTGTGGTCGCTCTCAATGACGACGCATCTGTCGTGGGTTTGGGCAAGAGAAAAGTGGTGGTCACGCCGCTCGTGGAACGGGTTGAGATTGTCGCTGCGCTGCGCTTTGTAGACTACGTAACCACCTTCTCAGAGCCCACCGTGGAGAACCTGCTGCGATTGCTGAAGCCTGATTTCCATGCCAAGGGGACCGACTACACGCCGGATACGGTACCTGAAAAAGATGTCGTCAAAGCCTACGGAGGACAGGTTGCCATCGTGGGCGATCCTAAAGACCACTCAACGAGGGATATAGTAGCACGTCTCAAGAGTCCGGAAGGGCAATGA